In one Brevibacillus choshinensis genomic region, the following are encoded:
- the rpmG gene encoding 50S ribosomal protein L33, with the protein MRVNITLACTECGERNYISTKNKRTTTERVELKKYCSRDKKQTLHRETK; encoded by the coding sequence ATGCGAGTAAACATCACGTTAGCGTGCACCGAGTGTGGCGAGCGTAACTATATCTCCACCAAGAACAAACGCACCACAACTGAACGTGTTGAACTGAAAAAGTATTGCTCCCGTGACAAGAAGCAAACCCTTCATCGCGAGACGAAGTAA
- the secE gene encoding preprotein translocase subunit SecE, translating to MVDATKSGGGKVGFLARIGASFRRTGGFFGDVMSELKKVRWPNRKELTTYTLVVMVTVVLLAIFFFVVDLGISRLIDLILGT from the coding sequence ATGGTTGATGCGACGAAGTCTGGGGGTGGCAAAGTGGGTTTTTTAGCACGAATCGGAGCCAGTTTTCGCCGAACCGGTGGATTTTTTGGCGACGTAATGTCCGAACTGAAGAAAGTGCGTTGGCCCAACCGTAAAGAATTAACGACCTATACATTGGTTGTTATGGTTACTGTTGTGCTTTTGGCGATATTCTTCTTCGTCGTTGATTTGGGTATCTCGCGCTTGATCGATTTGATTCTAGGAACGTAA
- the nusG gene encoding transcription termination/antitermination protein NusG, with translation MEKAWYVLHTYSGYENKVKTNLEKRLESMGMEDKIFRVLVPTEEEVETKDGKKRIVTKKVFPGYVLVEMVMTDDSWYVVRNTPGVTGFVGSTGAGSKPTALRPEEADTILKQMGIEIPKIRVDFALRDMVRVTDGPFSNRTGEIIEIHPDRQKVRVLVDIFGRETPVELDFTQVQKLD, from the coding sequence ATGGAAAAAGCATGGTATGTACTTCATACGTACTCAGGTTACGAAAACAAGGTTAAAACTAATCTAGAGAAGCGACTTGAGTCGATGGGCATGGAAGACAAGATCTTTCGCGTTCTCGTTCCCACTGAAGAAGAGGTGGAAACCAAGGATGGCAAAAAGCGCATCGTCACGAAAAAAGTCTTTCCTGGATACGTCCTTGTTGAAATGGTGATGACGGACGACTCTTGGTATGTCGTGCGCAACACTCCTGGGGTTACCGGCTTTGTCGGATCCACGGGCGCCGGTTCTAAGCCGACAGCGCTGCGTCCTGAAGAGGCCGATACGATTCTCAAGCAAATGGGAATCGAAATTCCCAAGATCAGAGTCGATTTTGCTCTCCGCGATATGGTGCGCGTCACAGATGGTCCGTTTTCTAATCGCACCGGGGAGATTATCGAGATTCACCCGGACAGGCAGAAGGTCCGCGTATTGGTGGACATCTTCGGTCGCGAAACACCGGTAGAGCTAGACTTTACACAAGTTCAGAAATTGGATTAG
- the rplK gene encoding 50S ribosomal protein L11 → MAKKVIRVIKLQIPAGKANPAPPVGPALGQAGVNIMGFCKEFNARTESEVGMIIPVEITVFEDRSFTFITKTPPAAILLKKAAGIESGSGVPNKTKVATLKRDKVREIAELKRPDLNAASVEAAMRMVEGTARSMGIVIED, encoded by the coding sequence GTGGCTAAGAAGGTTATCCGCGTAATCAAATTGCAAATCCCAGCAGGTAAAGCGAATCCTGCACCTCCAGTAGGTCCGGCTCTCGGTCAAGCTGGTGTAAACATCATGGGATTCTGTAAAGAATTCAACGCTCGCACTGAAAGCGAAGTAGGTATGATCATTCCGGTAGAAATCACCGTGTTTGAAGACCGTTCTTTCACTTTCATCACGAAGACTCCACCAGCTGCTATTCTCTTGAAAAAAGCTGCTGGCATCGAGTCCGGTTCTGGCGTACCAAACAAAACAAAAGTTGCAACCCTGAAACGCGACAAAGTTCGTGAAATCGCTGAACTGAAGCGTCCTGACCTGAATGCAGCATCCGTTGAAGCGGCTATGCGCATGGTAGAAGGTACCGCTCGTTCCATGGGTATCGTAATCGAAGACTAA
- the rplA gene encoding 50S ribosomal protein L1, with amino-acid sequence MAKKGKKYQEAVKLVDKNKVYEVTEAIELVKKAATANFDETVEAAFRLGVDPKRADQQIRGAVVLPHGTGKVQRVLVFAKGEKAKDAEAAGADFVGDADMIAKIQGGWFDFDVVVATPDMMGEVGKLGRVLGPKGLMPNPKTGTVTFDVTKAVNEIKAGKIEYRVDKAGNIHAPIGKASFDGEKLVENLAALTDALNRAKPAAAKGIYMKNVTLSSTMGPGVRVAVK; translated from the coding sequence ATGGCCAAAAAAGGTAAGAAATATCAAGAGGCTGTAAAGCTCGTTGATAAAAACAAAGTTTACGAAGTAACGGAAGCGATTGAGCTGGTTAAAAAAGCAGCTACCGCTAATTTCGACGAGACTGTTGAAGCAGCATTCCGCCTGGGTGTAGACCCTAAGCGTGCTGACCAACAAATCCGTGGTGCAGTTGTACTGCCTCATGGTACTGGTAAAGTTCAACGTGTTCTGGTATTCGCAAAAGGCGAAAAAGCGAAAGATGCAGAAGCAGCTGGAGCAGACTTCGTAGGCGATGCAGACATGATCGCAAAAATTCAAGGTGGCTGGTTCGACTTTGATGTCGTAGTAGCTACTCCAGATATGATGGGTGAAGTAGGTAAATTGGGTCGTGTACTCGGTCCAAAAGGCCTGATGCCAAACCCTAAGACCGGTACTGTTACATTTGATGTAACGAAAGCGGTTAACGAAATCAAAGCTGGTAAAATTGAGTACCGCGTTGACAAAGCAGGTAACATCCACGCTCCTATCGGTAAAGCATCCTTCGATGGTGAGAAATTGGTTGAAAACCTCGCTGCGTTGACTGATGCACTGAACCGTGCGAAACCAGCTGCAGCAAAAGGCATTTACATGAAAAATGTAACACTGAGCTCCACTATGGGACCTGGTGTACGCGTTGCTGTAAAATAA
- the rplJ gene encoding 50S ribosomal protein L10, which translates to MAEIRPTVIREEKVEAINVIAGKLRESQTTVVADYRGLTVAQVTELRKQLREAGVEFQVLKNSLTRLATEKESLTELDQYLTGPNALAFSKDDIIAPAKIIADFAKKNDKLEIKGGVIEGKVVGADQIKELASLPSREGLLSMLLSVLQAPMRNVALAVKAVAEQKEGQGA; encoded by the coding sequence ATGGCAGAAATTCGTCCAACCGTTATTCGTGAAGAAAAAGTTGAAGCGATCAACGTAATCGCTGGCAAACTGCGCGAAAGCCAAACCACAGTAGTGGCTGACTACCGCGGTCTGACTGTAGCCCAAGTAACCGAGCTGCGCAAACAATTGCGTGAAGCGGGTGTTGAGTTCCAGGTGTTGAAAAACTCCCTGACTCGTCTTGCTACAGAGAAGGAAAGCCTGACTGAACTGGATCAATATCTGACTGGCCCGAACGCTCTGGCGTTCTCCAAAGACGATATTATCGCTCCAGCGAAAATCATCGCTGACTTCGCGAAGAAAAACGACAAGCTGGAAATCAAAGGTGGCGTAATCGAAGGTAAAGTAGTTGGTGCTGACCAAATCAAGGAACTGGCATCCCTACCATCCCGCGAAGGTCTCCTTTCCATGCTTCTCTCCGTCCTGCAAGCTCCAATGCGCAACGTTGCACTGGCAGTCAAAGCAGTGGCCGAGCAAAAAGAAGGTCAAGGCGCGTAA
- the rplL gene encoding 50S ribosomal protein L7/L12, with protein sequence MSKEQILEAIKGMSVLELNDLVKAIEDEFGVTAAAPVAVVAGGAAEAAAEQTEFNVTLVSGGASKINVIKVVRELTGLGLKEAKDLVDNAPKTLKEGVSKDEAEALKAKLEEAGAQVEVK encoded by the coding sequence ATGTCTAAAGAGCAAATCTTGGAAGCCATCAAAGGCATGTCCGTTCTCGAACTGAACGACTTGGTAAAAGCAATTGAAGACGAATTCGGTGTAACTGCTGCAGCTCCTGTAGCTGTAGTTGCTGGTGGCGCTGCTGAAGCTGCTGCTGAGCAAACTGAATTCAACGTAACTCTGGTAAGCGGCGGCGCTTCCAAAATCAACGTTATCAAAGTTGTTCGTGAGCTGACTGGTCTGGGTCTGAAAGAAGCAAAAGACCTGGTAGACAACGCTCCAAAAACACTCAAAGAGGGCGTTTCCAAAGACGAAGCAGAAGCTCTCAAAGCAAAACTCGAAGAAGCTGGCGCTCAAGTAGAAGTAAAGTAA
- a CDS encoding class I SAM-dependent methyltransferase, translating to MSDHYYTNRPGAAHDEQQFSFLLRGFELRFYTDAGVFSRDRIDFGSVLLIETMKVAPRARVLDVGCGYGPIGLTAARLAEQGRVTMIDVNERAVNLARRNAEGNGIKNVDIRVSDVYSGVQGETFDVILTNPPIRAGKEIVHRIFTEGYDLLAEGGEMWVVIQKKQGAPSALKKLQEMYREVEEVDRSKGYFIFRAVK from the coding sequence GTGTCAGATCACTACTACACCAATCGACCAGGTGCTGCGCATGATGAACAGCAATTTTCTTTTCTACTACGTGGGTTCGAGCTGCGCTTTTATACGGATGCGGGAGTCTTTTCTCGCGATCGAATCGACTTCGGTAGTGTACTGCTAATCGAAACGATGAAGGTAGCTCCCCGTGCGCGAGTACTCGATGTGGGTTGTGGTTACGGTCCCATCGGCTTGACTGCTGCCAGACTCGCTGAGCAAGGGCGAGTGACAATGATTGACGTGAATGAACGCGCAGTCAATCTCGCTCGTCGAAATGCGGAAGGAAATGGCATCAAGAATGTCGATATCCGCGTCAGTGATGTTTATAGCGGAGTGCAAGGCGAAACGTTTGATGTCATCTTGACGAACCCACCGATCCGCGCGGGAAAAGAGATTGTTCACCGTATCTTTACGGAAGGCTACGATCTTCTCGCGGAAGGCGGAGAGATGTGGGTGGTCATTCAAAAGAAGCAGGGCGCTCCGTCTGCATTAAAGAAGTTGCAGGAAATGTACCGTGAAGTAGAAGAAGTAGACCGTTCCAAAGGCTATTTCATTTTCCGGGCAGTGAAATAG